The DNA region AGTCGCGTTCCACAGCGCGCAGGCTGCCGCGAGTCCGGGCACCACCGCCCTCCAGCCCGAGCCGCGGCGATGCGTCGCCACGCTGGTCATGCCACGTCGTCCCGCAGCGCGGGGCGCCTCGCGATGCCGAGCAGGGTGTGGGTGCGGACGAGGATGATCGGGCCGATCACCAGCCCGATGAAGCCGAAGGCGGCCACGCCGCCAAGGAGGCCGAAGAAGATCACGAGTCCGTTGATCTGCGTGCGCCCGCTGAGCAGCCACGGGCGCAACACGTTGTCGGCCATGCTGATGCCGAGACTGCCGACCAGCAGCAGCGCCACGCCACGCCAGACCTCGCCGGTGATCACCAGCACGACACCGATGGGCACCCACACGAGCGCGGCGCCTACCACGGGCAACAGCGAGGCGAAAGCCAGGACGCAGCCCCAGAACAGCGGCGGCCCGATCGACAGCGCCCAGAACGCGACGCCCCCGATCGTCCCCTGTGCCAGGGCGACGATGGCGCCGGCGCCGACGCTGGCGACGACCATCTCGCGCGTCTCGCGCATCAGGCGCTCGCTGTCGGTGCGGCGCATGGGCAGCACGTCCTGCAGGCGCCTGGCCAGCATGTCGCCGTCGCGCAGCAGGAAGAAGAGCGCGAACAGCATGGCGAGCAGGTCGCCGATCGTGGCGACCGCGTCTGCCGCCAACGAGCCGACTCTCGGCGCCAGCAGGGCGATCGCCCGATGCGCCGCGTCGCCGAGCAGGGCGGTCGGGTTCTCCGGCAGGGCGACCGGCACGCGTGTGCGAATCGCGCCCCAGGCTTCCCGCACGTGTCGTGGCGCGTCCGACCCCGTCTGCTGCAGGTACGTGGCCGCATGCGGCAACTCGGTGGCGAGCGCCGACAGGAACAGGCCGGTCGGGAGCAGGACGGCCGCGCCGGCCAGCGTCGTCGTCGCCAGGGCGGCGCGGGCCGGCCCGATCCTGGCCGCGAGCCGCTGCTGCACGCCGCTGAACAGCACCGCGAGGACGGCCGCCCAGGTCAGGGCGACGACGAACGTGCCGAGCACCAGCCAGGAGAGATAGACCCCCAGCAGCACGAGCCCGTAGAGAAGCGGTCGCTGGCGCGGAGCGACGGCGAAGTCGCGCATGCCGCTTTGGTAAGCGCAATCGGACAGCTTGTCGAGTAATCACAAGAGGTGACTGGGCCGCCGGTCGCCACGCGGATACCGTCAGGACTCTCATCAGTGACGACTGGAGGGTCGGCGATGACGGGCAGGAAGCTTCTGCTGGTGGCACTTGCGGCGATCGTGATCGTGTGCGGCTCGGACCGCACGCGGGCGCGGGGCCGGCCCGCGACGGCAACCCCACCCCTTCCGGCGCGGCTTGCCGAGTACATCCAGGCCCACGTCCGGCTCACCTCCGCCGAGCAGCAGCAGCTGTTGGCCGGGTCGCCGGTGACCAAGCTCATGCAGAGCGACCCCTCGAAGGAGGTGGCGATCTTCGGCGCGGTCTGGGTCGATGCCCCCATCGCGCGCTACGTCGCGGCGGTGCGCGACATCGAGCAGTTCGAGAAGGGCGCCAACTTCCTGGTCACCAAGAAGATCAGCAGTCCTCCCCGTCTCGAGG from Luteitalea sp. TBR-22 includes:
- a CDS encoding AI-2E family transporter translates to MRDFAVAPRQRPLLYGLVLLGVYLSWLVLGTFVVALTWAAVLAVLFSGVQQRLAARIGPARAALATTTLAGAAVLLPTGLFLSALATELPHAATYLQQTGSDAPRHVREAWGAIRTRVPVALPENPTALLGDAAHRAIALLAPRVGSLAADAVATIGDLLAMLFALFFLLRDGDMLARRLQDVLPMRRTDSERLMRETREMVVASVGAGAIVALAQGTIGGVAFWALSIGPPLFWGCVLAFASLLPVVGAALVWVPIGVVLVITGEVWRGVALLLVGSLGISMADNVLRPWLLSGRTQINGLVIFFGLLGGVAAFGFIGLVIGPIILVRTHTLLGIARRPALRDDVA